The proteins below come from a single Rhodanobacter sp. LX-99 genomic window:
- a CDS encoding family 20 glycosylhydrolase: MTRRLILLGCAALALGLAGLVRAAEPPAPSLLPLPAQLHADAGSFTVDAHTPIVFADDAAATRRTGAWLADLIARTRGLRLPLGHGAATAHAIVLRLDPAAPVANREGYALDVTPAGMRITARDDAGLFYGAVTAWQLLTPDAQHGAVQVPAMSIRDQPRFAWRGLMLDSARHFQTVDEIERLLDQMAQHKLNTFHWHLTDDQGWRIEIKRYPELTRIGAWRTPPDAGHDGEPQRYGGFYTQDDIRRVVAYAAARHITIVPEIDMPGHAQAAVAAYPQLGVTGKRPSVSTDWGVNPYLYNVDDDTFTFIDRVLDEVMALFPSTYIHVGGDEAIKDQWQASPAVQAKMHALGITSEDALQGWFIDRVGQYLDKHGRKLIGWDEILEGDNLPADATVMSWRGTDGAIKAALLGHDVVLSPAPGLYFDHAQGDLADEYAGRLGVESLKDVYGFQVVPGVLSATQAKHVLGVQANLWTEHMPTFAHVEHAAFPRLDALAEVAWSPAGTNHWPGFLARLPAQFGRYRAQHVSVADSAFAVDIGTDRNLALATGKATVALSNQADFGAIHYTLDGSAPTPAAPRYDAPFNVTLPVTVRAASFAADGSRLAAPRERVLDRAALLSLPGDTLPNCPGSDFRLRLQPMPDAKSTHPVYAVNVFDSCQQFPATWMDGVAAIRVEAVRLPRNFALAHEQKLVVSRPHVTPFGELVVHADRCGGPVLASMPLPDPARGARNFTLDAKLPAQQGEHALCLIYTAPIDGPLYAIGRVTLTP; encoded by the coding sequence ATGACCCGCCGTTTGATCCTGCTCGGCTGCGCAGCCCTGGCGCTGGGCCTCGCCGGCCTCGTCCGCGCCGCCGAGCCGCCGGCTCCTTCCTTGTTGCCGCTGCCGGCGCAACTGCACGCCGATGCCGGCAGCTTCACCGTCGATGCGCACACGCCGATCGTGTTCGCCGACGATGCCGCCGCGACCCGGCGCACCGGCGCCTGGCTGGCCGACCTGATCGCGCGCACGCGCGGCCTGCGCCTGCCGCTGGGACACGGCGCGGCCACGGCGCACGCGATCGTGTTGCGGCTCGACCCGGCGGCGCCGGTGGCGAACCGCGAAGGCTACGCACTGGACGTCACGCCTGCCGGCATGCGCATCACCGCACGCGACGATGCCGGCCTGTTCTACGGTGCGGTGACCGCATGGCAGTTGCTCACCCCGGATGCACAGCATGGCGCGGTGCAGGTGCCCGCGATGTCCATCCGCGACCAGCCGCGCTTCGCCTGGCGCGGGTTGATGCTGGATTCCGCGCGGCATTTCCAGACGGTCGACGAGATCGAGCGGCTGCTCGACCAGATGGCCCAGCACAAGCTCAACACGTTCCACTGGCATCTCACCGACGACCAGGGCTGGCGCATCGAGATCAAGCGCTACCCCGAGCTCACCCGCATCGGCGCGTGGCGCACGCCGCCGGATGCCGGGCACGACGGCGAGCCGCAACGCTATGGTGGTTTCTACACCCAGGACGACATCCGCCGCGTGGTGGCCTACGCCGCCGCACGCCACATCACCATCGTGCCGGAGATCGACATGCCCGGCCACGCGCAGGCCGCGGTGGCCGCGTATCCGCAGCTCGGCGTCACCGGCAAGCGGCCATCGGTATCGACCGACTGGGGCGTCAATCCGTATCTGTACAACGTCGACGACGACACCTTCACCTTCATCGACCGCGTGCTCGACGAAGTGATGGCGTTGTTCCCGTCGACCTACATCCACGTCGGCGGCGACGAGGCGATCAAGGATCAGTGGCAAGCCTCGCCGGCGGTGCAGGCGAAGATGCATGCGCTGGGCATCACCAGCGAGGACGCGCTGCAGGGCTGGTTCATCGACCGCGTCGGCCAGTACCTCGACAAGCATGGCCGCAAGCTGATCGGCTGGGACGAGATCCTCGAAGGCGACAACCTGCCCGCCGACGCCACCGTGATGTCCTGGCGCGGCACCGACGGCGCGATCAAGGCCGCGCTGCTCGGCCACGACGTGGTGCTGTCGCCCGCGCCGGGCCTCTACTTCGACCATGCGCAAGGCGACCTTGCCGACGAATACGCCGGCCGCCTCGGCGTGGAATCGCTGAAGGACGTGTACGGCTTCCAGGTCGTGCCCGGCGTGCTGAGCGCGACGCAGGCGAAGCATGTGCTGGGCGTGCAGGCCAACCTCTGGACCGAACACATGCCCACCTTCGCCCACGTGGAACACGCCGCCTTCCCGCGGCTGGACGCGCTCGCCGAAGTGGCCTGGTCGCCGGCCGGCACGAACCACTGGCCGGGCTTCCTCGCCCGTCTGCCGGCGCAGTTCGGGCGTTACCGCGCGCAGCACGTCAGCGTGGCCGACAGCGCCTTCGCGGTGGACATCGGCACCGACCGCAACCTGGCGCTGGCCACCGGCAAGGCCACGGTGGCGCTGTCGAATCAGGCGGACTTCGGCGCCATCCACTACACGCTGGACGGCAGCGCGCCCACGCCCGCCGCGCCGCGCTACGACGCGCCGTTCAACGTGACCCTGCCGGTCACCGTACGCGCCGCCAGCTTCGCCGCCGACGGCAGCCGGCTCGCCGCGCCGCGCGAACGCGTGCTGGATCGCGCCGCCCTGCTCAGCCTGCCCGGCGATACGCTGCCGAACTGTCCCGGCAGCGATTTCCGCCTGCGCCTGCAGCCCATGCCCGACGCGAAGAGTACCCACCCGGTGTACGCGGTGAACGTGTTCGACAGCTGCCAGCAGTTCCCCGCCACGTGGATGGATGGCGTCGCCGCGATCCGTGTCGAGGCGGTGCGCCTGCCGCGCAACTTCGCGCTGGCGCACGAGCAGAAGCTGGTGGTGTCGCGCCCGCACGTCACGCCGTTCGGCGAGCTGGTGGTGCATGCCGACCGATGCGGCGGGCCGGTGCTGGCCAGCATGCCGCTACCCGATCCGGCGCGCGGCGCGCGCAACTTCACGCTCGATGCCAAGCTGCCGGCACAGCAGGGCGAGCATGCGCTGTGCCTGATCTACACCGCGCCGATCGACGGGCCGCTGTATGCGATCGGCCGGGTGACGCTGACGCCATGA